A stretch of the Chlorobiota bacterium genome encodes the following:
- a CDS encoding T9SS type A sorting domain-containing protein, with protein sequence MKFISTFFIFFCFIIPTLFTQEANNYERSRPSIDPDLDNESIQKDTEKEDWFKYILGANATENFYFLNKNMVVEPPATTRAQNESSIAINPTDPNNIISSAVDYRGCVFYISNDGGKSWRDTVFTDIKYMYVKDTIKNGIQKKDTSFKSWKIGNDPSVGFDDKGNCIVMYGAFPSGVYTGESGVYLSKSSDGGKSWINHIKVIEHKGTMSKDSAFEDKYYIQIDNSKSSNYYGRMYTPWKRVTDRDSATQIVFTYSKDGGMNWSTPVNVSPRKTGISTDTTFGQSFPISSTGPLGEVYVCWNDGPSRSIGFSKSLDGGLTFSTPTYIIKNYSTLGTPRKVKDSSVYHVLKNTFRAETYPTLCVDNSNSNKKGTIYLAYASGTSPKIRFTSSSDGGNTWSIPKLVHSDSTNDKWWPWMNVDVTTGDIAITYSDSRDDPENITVEQYVSYSSDGGDSWIDRKMSDFASDYRKNPFVDNIFAGDYSGNSFYNGKIYPSFLDTRKAKTGSLENDVYTAVVSLYKPQPVSKFKVTGSIINVNQATLIWENPSMETMFKKPVVDYSLLIEKDGKPLITLPAGTIKYIDSVSDVNKEYKYSMKVVTSIDTSQERTAIFNPRNVLIPSPPKFSDVIGYQPEIELPLFIPKYRADSATAFNNPKNYKIFRDGILLLTEPISINDTGKILILKDSPKRGYYKYNAVLTDLSDNESKSSDTILVYVGDGSPYKENFDLITPKFLIPKGWGTTQSISLSAPNSFTDSPTGKYSPNTNNAMQVYPVEITDVGIELQFSHISIVDKGDSAIVEMSLDKGKTFNKIASYNLNSYQEWKDSSANNSDWKREFFTLKIPPTLPPGKSYAIVRFRLKTSALNELDGWYIDDIEFGKTANINSNLTDEKFITTVSPNPFKNTTMITYFLQNESKTSFYLYDNLGREVLSKPLINGIKGYNFITLSSENLSNGIYYYLVKYKKDICRGSILLSK encoded by the coding sequence ATGAAATTTATTTCTACATTCTTTATCTTTTTTTGTTTTATAATCCCAACTTTATTTACGCAGGAGGCTAATAACTATGAGCGTTCCAGACCAAGTATAGATCCAGATTTGGATAATGAATCCATTCAAAAAGATACTGAAAAAGAAGACTGGTTTAAATATATTTTAGGAGCAAATGCAACTGAGAATTTCTATTTTCTAAACAAGAATATGGTTGTTGAACCTCCAGCAACTACAAGAGCACAAAATGAATCTTCCATTGCTATCAATCCAACTGACCCTAACAACATTATTTCATCGGCTGTAGATTACCGAGGATGCGTTTTTTATATTTCGAATGATGGTGGCAAATCTTGGAGAGATACGGTGTTTACAGACATTAAATATATGTATGTTAAGGATACAATTAAAAATGGAATACAAAAAAAAGATACTTCTTTTAAATCATGGAAAATTGGTAATGATCCGTCTGTTGGGTTTGATGATAAAGGGAATTGCATAGTAATGTATGGTGCCTTTCCGAGTGGTGTTTATACTGGTGAAAGCGGTGTTTATTTAAGCAAATCATCAGATGGTGGGAAGTCTTGGATTAACCACATTAAAGTTATTGAACATAAAGGAACCATGAGTAAAGATTCAGCTTTTGAAGACAAATATTACATACAAATTGATAATAGCAAATCATCGAATTATTATGGTAGAATGTACACTCCTTGGAAGCGTGTAACAGATCGTGATAGTGCCACTCAAATTGTTTTTACGTATAGTAAAGATGGCGGGATGAATTGGTCAACTCCTGTAAATGTAAGCCCAAGAAAAACTGGTATATCAACTGATACAACATTTGGACAAAGCTTCCCAATTTCTTCAACAGGACCTTTAGGTGAAGTTTATGTATGCTGGAATGATGGTCCTTCCAGGTCAATAGGATTTTCTAAATCGCTAGATGGTGGGTTAACTTTTTCAACTCCAACTTATATTATAAAAAATTATTCAACTCTTGGTACTCCTCGTAAAGTAAAGGATAGTTCAGTTTATCATGTTTTAAAAAATACTTTTCGAGCTGAAACTTACCCAACATTATGTGTTGATAATTCAAATTCAAATAAAAAAGGTACTATTTATTTAGCTTATGCTTCTGGTACTTCACCAAAAATTAGATTTACTAGTTCAAGTGATGGTGGCAACACTTGGAGCATCCCAAAATTAGTTCACTCTGATTCAACAAATGATAAATGGTGGCCCTGGATGAACGTTGATGTAACAACTGGGGATATTGCTATAACCTATTCAGATAGTCGTGATGATCCAGAGAACATAACTGTTGAACAATACGTCTCTTACAGTAGTGATGGAGGTGATTCATGGATTGATAGAAAGATGAGTGACTTTGCAAGTGATTACAGAAAAAATCCTTTTGTTGATAATATCTTTGCTGGGGATTATAGTGGGAATTCATTTTATAATGGAAAAATTTATCCTTCTTTTTTAGATACAAGAAAAGCTAAAACTGGATCACTTGAAAATGATGTTTATACTGCAGTTGTTTCTTTATACAAACCGCAACCAGTTTCTAAATTTAAAGTTACTGGTTCAATAATAAATGTAAATCAAGCAACTTTAATTTGGGAGAATCCTTCAATGGAGACAATGTTTAAAAAACCTGTTGTTGATTATTCACTTTTAATTGAGAAAGATGGAAAACCTTTAATCACCTTACCCGCTGGTACTATCAAATATATTGATTCAGTTAGTGATGTTAATAAAGAGTACAAGTATTCAATGAAAGTAGTAACTTCAATTGATACTAGTCAAGAAAGAACAGCTATATTTAATCCTAGAAATGTATTAATCCCTTCTCCACCAAAATTTTCTGATGTTATTGGTTATCAACCTGAAATTGAGCTCCCATTATTTATTCCAAAATACAGAGCTGACTCGGCTACAGCCTTTAACAATCCTAAAAATTATAAAATATTTAGAGATGGAATTTTATTGTTAACAGAGCCTATTTCTATAAATGATACTGGAAAGATATTAATACTAAAAGATTCTCCTAAAAGAGGTTATTATAAATACAATGCAGTTCTAACAGATTTATCAGATAACGAAAGTAAATCTTCTGATACTATTTTAGTTTATGTTGGTGATGGTTCACCTTATAAAGAAAATTTCGATTTGATTACTCCTAAGTTTTTAATTCCTAAAGGTTGGGGAACAACTCAATCTATTTCACTTAGTGCACCAAATTCATTTACTGATTCACCAACAGGAAAATACTCTCCAAATACAAACAATGCTATGCAAGTATATCCAGTGGAAATTACAGACGTAGGAATTGAACTTCAGTTTTCACATATTAGTATTGTAGATAAAGGTGATTCTGCAATCGTTGAAATGAGTTTAGACAAAGGGAAAACTTTTAACAAAATTGCAAGTTACAATTTGAATTCTTATCAAGAATGGAAAGATTCATCTGCAAATAATAGTGATTGGAAAAGAGAATTTTTCACTCTAAAAATTCCACCTACACTTCCTCCAGGAAAATCTTATGCAATTGTAAGATTCAGACTCAAAACGTCAGCTTTGAATGAGTTAGATGGATGGTATATTGATGATATAGAGTTTGGTAAAACTGCAAATATAAATAGTAATTTAACTGATGAAAAATTTATAACTACTGTATCACCAAATCCTTTCAAGAACACAACTATGATTACTTATTTTTTACAAAATGAATCTAAAACTAGTTTTTATTTATATGATAATCTAGGGCGTGAAGTGTTATCAAAGCCCTTAATTAATGGGATTAAAGGATACAACTTCATTACATTATCAAGCGAAAATCTTTCAAACGGTATTTATTATTATTTAGTTAAATATAAAAAAGATATTTGTCGAGGATCTATTTTATTATCTAAATAA
- a CDS encoding T9SS type A sorting domain-containing protein, with the protein MKNITKIITAIVLLIMLFIVDIVKAQNGNWVFTSKANLSSVSDFTSADSMNSMIAITDLSGNGAIMKSEDGCRSWKRVYLDSSKGKFLSVKSISYPSKNFAIAQFDSLYIVKSTNGGLTWDKYKFTNINPPYSLTGWNGIISMKDDKIGYLSTSNTAPDKLFKTIDGGTNWIEVNNKFLNGWDGCLIENLICLDKDKIICILDSWALNSYGIATSLNGGKNWVIITNDLFENKCHFTKFSFLDGVNGFLMGYYLDTLTKIEIPMLFKTNNGGLKWEEIKMNNKSILKKGGPSSIYFTDSLNGVMGAREEIISTIDGGSTWESEYYDRIKAANQGFKVTKVKGSHGLAITNLGNSFYYQPRTTKVKAEKNKGELILYPNPTSTTVKVRLQPGEEELTIRDVLGKEIKSYKGIGTITGTEEYEIDVTEIKGGIYFITIKSKGGIRVEKIEVVH; encoded by the coding sequence GTGAAAAACATAACTAAAATAATTACAGCAATAGTATTATTAATTATGTTATTCATTGTAGATATAGTTAAAGCTCAAAATGGTAATTGGGTATTCACTTCTAAAGCTAATCTTAGTAGTGTTTCAGATTTTACTAGTGCTGATTCAATGAATAGTATGATCGCAATTACTGATTTAAGTGGTAATGGTGCTATAATGAAATCAGAAGATGGCTGTAGATCTTGGAAAAGAGTATATTTAGATTCAAGTAAAGGTAAGTTTTTATCTGTTAAAAGCATTTCCTATCCCTCAAAGAATTTCGCAATAGCTCAATTTGATAGTTTGTACATAGTTAAATCTACTAATGGAGGTTTGACATGGGATAAATATAAGTTTACAAATATTAATCCTCCATATTCACTGACTGGTTGGAACGGAATTATTTCCATGAAAGATGATAAAATAGGGTACTTAAGTACTTCTAATACTGCTCCAGATAAATTATTCAAAACAATTGATGGTGGAACAAATTGGATAGAAGTTAATAATAAATTCTTAAATGGTTGGGATGGTTGTTTAATAGAAAACTTGATTTGTCTTGACAAAGATAAAATAATTTGTATTTTAGATTCTTGGGCACTTAATAGTTATGGGATTGCAACTTCTTTAAATGGTGGGAAAAATTGGGTAATAATAACTAATGATTTATTCGAGAATAAATGCCATTTTACTAAATTTTCTTTTTTAGATGGTGTAAACGGCTTTTTGATGGGATATTATTTAGATACATTAACTAAAATTGAAATTCCAATGTTATTTAAAACGAACAATGGTGGATTAAAATGGGAAGAAATAAAAATGAATAATAAATCAATTTTAAAAAAAGGTGGACCCTCAAGTATTTATTTTACAGATTCTTTAAATGGAGTAATGGGGGCTCGTGAAGAAATAATAAGTACAATTGATGGAGGAAGTACATGGGAATCAGAATATTATGATAGGATAAAAGCCGCTAACCAAGGGTTTAAAGTAACAAAAGTTAAAGGTAGTCATGGATTGGCTATTACAAATTTAGGTAATTCATTCTATTACCAGCCAAGAACAACAAAAGTAAAAGCAGAAAAGAACAAAGGAGAGTTGATTTTATATCCAAACCCAACAAGTACAACAGTAAAAGTAAGATTACAACCAGGAGAAGAAGAGCTAACAATTCGAGATGTATTAGGGAAAGAAATAAAGAGTTATAAGGGAATAGGAACAATAACAGGAACAGAAGAATATGAGATAGATGTAACAGAAATAAAGGGAGGAATATATTTCATAACAATAAAATCAAAGGGAGGAATAAGAGTGGAGAAGATTGAGGTGGTTCATTAA
- a CDS encoding T9SS type A sorting domain-containing protein — MKYNLIFLLLIIANNLFAQKGDWVHSNSFKYLYFTSLSVADSLNAMATANGDGGTIIKTEDGGKSWKIVFTGSGQLSNGFSNRVRSISYPTKNFAIAQFDGFNIAKTTDGGNSWSVNKFTNMTAPSSIFGWQGLISMVDEKYGYLSTAYTGPDRIFKTENGGNSWKDLICNFPTDWVNCSIKNMICLSKNKIVCIAISNKLLKYGVVSSIDGGLNWTLNSDSLFDSTITLQEFSFIDEQNGFLVGYKSDSIKKTKFPLLYKTKDGGINWEEVKRDKRLLLLRGGISRISFKDTLNGIISGTGEILNTTDGGHTWNSEYSTLNDGGDSYFVSRIKGNLGIAIATDVTTLYYQPRITEVKAEKKKEELILYPNPTSTSVKVRLQPGEEELTIRDVLGKEIKSYKGIGTITGTEEYEIDVTEIKGGIYFITIKSKGGIRVEKIEVVH; from the coding sequence ATGAAATACAACTTAATTTTTCTATTGCTAATAATAGCAAATAATTTGTTTGCTCAAAAAGGAGACTGGGTACATTCTAACAGCTTTAAATATTTATATTTTACAAGCCTGTCTGTTGCTGATTCATTAAATGCAATGGCAACTGCAAATGGAGATGGTGGAACAATTATAAAAACAGAAGATGGTGGAAAAAGTTGGAAAATTGTATTTACAGGTTCTGGACAATTAAGTAATGGTTTTTCAAATAGAGTAAGAAGTATTTCATATCCAACAAAAAATTTTGCAATAGCACAGTTTGATGGTTTTAATATAGCTAAAACAACTGATGGTGGAAATTCTTGGAGTGTAAATAAGTTTACAAACATGACAGCACCATCATCAATATTTGGTTGGCAAGGTTTAATTTCAATGGTAGATGAAAAATATGGTTATTTAAGTACAGCTTATACTGGACCTGATAGAATTTTTAAAACAGAAAATGGAGGTAATAGTTGGAAAGATTTAATTTGTAATTTTCCTACCGATTGGGTGAATTGTTCTATTAAAAACATGATATGTTTAAGTAAAAATAAAATTGTTTGTATTGCAATTTCCAATAAACTTTTAAAATATGGGGTTGTATCTTCCATAGATGGAGGATTAAATTGGACATTAAATTCAGATTCATTGTTTGATTCAACTATAACATTACAAGAGTTTTCATTTATTGATGAACAAAATGGATTTTTAGTAGGTTACAAGAGTGATTCAATAAAAAAAACTAAATTCCCATTATTATATAAAACAAAAGATGGCGGAATTAATTGGGAAGAAGTAAAAAGGGATAAAAGATTGTTATTATTAAGAGGAGGAATATCCAGAATTTCATTTAAAGACACATTAAACGGAATAATAAGTGGAACAGGTGAAATATTGAACACTACAGATGGTGGGCATACATGGAATAGTGAATATTCAACATTGAACGATGGGGGTGACTCTTACTTTGTTTCAAGGATAAAAGGGAATCTTGGAATAGCAATAGCTACTGATGTAACTACATTATATTACCAGCCAAGAATAACAGAAGTAAAAGCAGAAAAGAAAAAAGAAGAATTGATTTTATATCCAAACCCAACAAGTACATCAGTAAAAGTAAGATTGCAACCAGGAGAAGAAGAGCTAACAATTCGAGATGTATTAGGGAAAGAAATAAAGAGTTATAAGGGAATAGGAACAATAACAGGAACAGAAGAATATGAGATAGATGTAACAGAAATAAAGGGAGGAATATATTTCATAACAATAAAATCAAAGGGAGGAATAAGAGTGGAGAAGATTGAGGTGGTTCATTAA
- a CDS encoding T9SS type A sorting domain-containing protein, translated as MKYNLIFLLLIIANNLFAQKGDWVHSNSFKYLYFTSLSVADSLNAMATADGDGGTIIKTEDGGKSWKIVFKGTVQISNGFSNRVRSISYPTKNFAIAQFDNFNLAKTTDGGNSWSVNKFTNMTAPSSIFGWQGLISMVDEKYGYLSTAYTGPDRIFKTENGGNSWKDLICNFPTDWVNCSIENMICLSKNKIVCIATSNKLIKYGVVSSIDGGLNWTLNSDSLFDSTITLQEFSFIDEQNGFLVGYKSDSIKKTKFPLLYKTKDGGINWEEVKRDKRLLLLRGGISRISFKDTLNGIISGTGEILNTTDGGHTWNSEYSTLNDGGDSYFVSRIKGNLGIAIATDVTTLYYQPRITEVKAEKKKEELILYPNPTSTSVKVRLQPGEEELTIRDVLGKEIKSYKGIGTITGTEEYEIDVTEIKGGIYFITIKSKGGIRVEKIEVVH; from the coding sequence ATGAAATACAACTTAATTTTTCTATTGCTAATAATAGCAAATAATTTGTTTGCTCAAAAAGGAGACTGGGTACATTCTAACAGCTTTAAATATTTATATTTTACAAGCCTGTCTGTTGCTGATTCATTAAATGCAATGGCAACTGCAGATGGAGATGGTGGAACAATTATAAAAACAGAAGATGGTGGAAAAAGTTGGAAAATTGTATTTAAAGGTACTGTACAAATTAGTAATGGTTTTTCAAATAGAGTAAGAAGTATTTCATATCCAACAAAAAATTTTGCAATAGCACAGTTTGATAATTTTAATTTAGCTAAAACAACTGATGGTGGAAATTCTTGGAGTGTAAATAAGTTTACAAACATGACTGCACCATCATCAATATTTGGTTGGCAAGGTTTAATTTCAATGGTAGATGAAAAATATGGTTATTTAAGTACAGCTTATACTGGACCTGATAGAATTTTTAAAACAGAAAATGGAGGTAATAGTTGGAAAGATTTAATTTGTAATTTTCCTACCGATTGGGTGAATTGTTCTATTGAAAACATGATATGTTTAAGTAAAAATAAAATTGTTTGTATTGCAACTTCCAATAAACTTATAAAATATGGGGTTGTATCTTCCATAGATGGAGGATTAAATTGGACATTAAATTCAGATTCATTGTTTGATTCAACTATAACATTACAAGAGTTTTCATTTATTGATGAACAAAATGGATTTTTAGTAGGTTACAAGAGTGATTCAATAAAAAAAACTAAATTCCCATTATTATATAAAACAAAAGATGGCGGAATTAATTGGGAAGAAGTAAAAAGGGATAAAAGATTGTTATTGTTAAGAGGAGGAATATCCAGAATTTCATTTAAAGACACATTAAACGGAATAATAAGTGGAACAGGTGAAATATTGAACACTACAGATGGTGGGCATACATGGAATAGTGAATATTCAACATTGAACGATGGGGGTGACTCTTACTTTGTTTCAAGGATAAAAGGGAATCTTGGAATAGCAATAGCTACTGATGTAACTACATTATATTACCAGCCAAGAATAACAGAAGTAAAAGCAGAAAAGAAAAAAGAAGAATTGATTTTATATCCAAACCCAACAAGTACATCAGTAAAAGTAAGATTACAACCAGGAGAAGAAGAGCTAACAATTCGAGATGTATTAGGGAAAGAAATAAAGAGTTATAAGGGAATAGGAACAATAACAGGAACAGAAGAATATGAGATAGATGTAACAGAAATAAAGGGAGGAATATATTTCATAACAATAAAATCAAAGGGAGGAATAAGAGTGGAGAAGATTGAGGTGGTTCATTAA
- a CDS encoding T9SS type A sorting domain-containing protein translates to MNIKLNIVILILITIFLGKLIAQSGEWVIGKSLTNIRLSDISSSDSLNKMIVAYGKDNGYVSIFKSEDGGHFWKVVYTDSSTGRHLYSKSISYPKKNFSIAQYDSGYVVRTIDGGKTWAKYKFAKLNSGFSQAGWQGKISMIDEKYGYLCTSNTGPDRIFKTSDGGLKWIEINNRFLGGWNDCLISELICLSKNRLICTLVSWTLNKEGIATSIDGGENWNIITNPLIDVKTTLCNFSFSDSLNGFLSGFNSDSITNLQIPILFKTKDGGLNWEIVNREIRSILKRGGYPFISFKDSLNGLMGGLSEILKTTDGGKIWVSDYYNKNFANESFIVSCFIGELGFAITSSGTPFFYQPRITEVKAEKKKGELILYPNPTSTTVKVKLQPGEEELTIRDVLGKEIKSYKGIGTITRTEEYEIDVTEIKGGIYFITIKSKGGIRVKKIEVVH, encoded by the coding sequence ATGAATATCAAATTAAATATAGTTATTCTCATTCTAATAACAATATTCTTAGGAAAATTAATTGCCCAAAGTGGAGAATGGGTTATAGGCAAAAGTCTAACAAATATTCGGCTATCAGATATTTCTTCATCTGATTCTTTAAACAAAATGATAGTTGCTTATGGTAAAGATAATGGATATGTAAGTATTTTTAAATCTGAGGATGGTGGTCATTTTTGGAAAGTTGTTTATACTGATTCAAGTACTGGTAGGCACTTATATTCAAAAAGCATTTCATATCCAAAAAAGAATTTTTCAATTGCACAATATGATAGTGGGTACGTTGTCAGAACAATAGATGGAGGTAAAACTTGGGCTAAATATAAGTTTGCAAAATTAAATTCAGGTTTTTCACAAGCAGGTTGGCAGGGAAAAATATCAATGATTGATGAGAAATATGGGTATTTATGTACTTCAAATACTGGTCCAGACAGAATATTTAAGACTTCAGATGGAGGATTAAAATGGATAGAAATAAATAACAGATTTTTAGGCGGTTGGAATGATTGTTTAATAAGTGAATTAATTTGTTTAAGTAAAAATAGATTAATTTGCACATTAGTATCTTGGACTCTTAATAAAGAAGGAATTGCAACTTCTATTGATGGTGGTGAAAATTGGAATATAATTACAAATCCACTTATAGATGTTAAAACAACTTTATGTAATTTTTCATTTAGTGATAGTTTAAATGGATTTTTATCAGGGTTTAATTCTGATTCTATAACTAATTTACAAATCCCAATTTTATTCAAAACAAAAGATGGAGGTTTGAATTGGGAAATTGTAAACCGCGAAATTAGATCAATTTTAAAAAGAGGTGGATATCCATTTATTTCTTTTAAAGATTCATTAAATGGTTTGATGGGAGGGCTTTCGGAGATATTAAAAACTACTGATGGAGGAAAAATATGGGTATCAGATTATTATAATAAAAACTTTGCAAATGAATCTTTTATTGTATCATGTTTTATTGGTGAATTAGGATTTGCTATTACATCTAGTGGTACCCCATTTTTTTACCAGCCAAGAATAACAGAAGTAAAAGCAGAAAAGAAAAAAGGAGAATTGATTTTATATCCAAACCCAACAAGTACAACAGTAAAAGTAAAATTACAACCAGGAGAAGAAGAGCTAACAATTCGAGATGTATTAGGGAAAGAAATAAAGAGTTATAAGGGAATAGGAACAATAACAAGAACAGAAGAATATGAGATAGATGTAACAGAAATAAAGGGAGGAATATATTTCATAACAATAAAATCAAAGGGAGGAATAAGAGTGAAGAAGATTGAGGTGGTTCATTAA
- a CDS encoding T9SS type A sorting domain-containing protein has product MKLIIIFLLSSPAILISQRLEWEKRFSLGEVSGNSTVFIQTKDKGYLIAGAKQNYDDKTQLYTYDGVVIKTNENGDQLWRKEFLDTWIGKYELEMTPIILTEKNFGYQILGNFSLSYNFFYLVNIDYNGVKISELLDTSISRKTLRVGIYHPITKFKNGFIDASNFNFGINYDTSVIKLTIADSNGIIEDEMFYLNNLIYTYFPVVISITKENGFIIGSIRGIKGSFFNNGFNVISISSDYKEKWNITLGIDTEYAVRGIIETKEKELFVFAGVERSLISNKKDIAMLYKLSEKGKLLWQKDISILDAKETNISEVKETKDGRFIVAGEVVKMIDSTSSTRHFYVTSFDKNGNRLWQQDFPKMINNKITDCLIDELGNIIIYGRDGLNLYLAKLSDPISEVRNKAEKKKGELILYPNPTSTTVKVKLQPGEEELTIRDVLGKEIKSYKGIGTITGTEEYEIDVTEIKGGIYFITIKSKGGIRVEKIEVVH; this is encoded by the coding sequence ATGAAATTAATTATAATATTTTTACTTTCAAGTCCAGCTATTTTGATATCTCAAAGATTAGAATGGGAGAAGAGATTTTCGTTAGGCGAAGTAAGTGGTAATTCCACAGTATTTATTCAGACAAAAGATAAAGGATATTTAATAGCAGGAGCAAAACAAAATTACGATGATAAAACTCAACTTTACACTTATGATGGTGTAGTAATTAAAACAAATGAAAATGGTGACCAATTATGGAGGAAAGAATTTCTTGATACTTGGATTGGAAAATATGAATTAGAAATGACCCCAATAATTTTAACTGAAAAGAATTTTGGATATCAAATATTAGGTAATTTTAGTCTTTCATATAATTTTTTTTATTTAGTAAATATTGATTATAATGGTGTGAAAATAAGTGAGTTATTAGATACTTCAATTTCAAGAAAAACACTCAGAGTAGGTATATATCATCCAATAACAAAATTTAAAAATGGTTTTATAGATGCAAGTAACTTTAATTTTGGTATCAATTATGATACAAGTGTAATAAAACTAACAATTGCAGATAGTAATGGAATAATTGAAGATGAGATGTTTTATTTAAACAATTTGATATATACATATTTTCCAGTTGTAATATCAATAACAAAAGAGAATGGATTTATAATAGGTTCTATTCGAGGTATTAAAGGAAGTTTTTTTAATAATGGATTTAATGTGATTTCGATTTCATCGGATTATAAAGAAAAATGGAATATAACTTTAGGAATAGATACAGAGTACGCAGTTCGAGGAATAATCGAAACAAAAGAAAAAGAATTATTTGTATTCGCAGGAGTAGAAAGATCTCTTATATCAAATAAAAAAGATATAGCAATGTTATATAAATTATCTGAAAAAGGAAAATTGTTATGGCAGAAAGATATATCGATATTAGATGCAAAAGAGACAAATATTTCAGAAGTCAAAGAAACAAAGGATGGAAGATTTATTGTTGCTGGAGAAGTAGTAAAAATGATAGATTCAACAAGTAGTACTCGACATTTTTACGTTACTAGTTTTGATAAAAATGGTAATAGACTTTGGCAACAAGATTTCCCAAAAATGATTAATAATAAAATTACAGATTGTTTAATAGATGAATTAGGAAATATAATAATATATGGTAGAGATGGTTTGAATTTATACCTAGCTAAATTATCGGATCCGATATCAGAAGTAAGAAATAAAGCAGAAAAGAAAAAAGGAGAATTGATTTTATATCCAAACCCAACAAGTACAACAGTAAAAGTAAAATTGCAACCAGGAGAAGAAGAGCTAACAATTCGAGATGTATTAGGGAAAGAAATAAAGAGTTATAAGGGAATAGGAACAATAACAGGAACAGAAGAATATGAGATAGATGTAACAGAAATAAAGGGAGGAATATATTTCATAACAATAAAATCAAAGGGAGGAATAAGAGTGGAGAAGATTGAGGTGGTTCATTAA